A single Dehalococcoidia bacterium DNA region contains:
- a CDS encoding replication protein, which yields MTETFVFEGFSAPGYTQVPDEFFDVCLPHLSGSETKVMCYLFRRTFGWKKESDAVSLSQLTDGIVRRDGTRLDGGAGVTRETAANALRSLERKGLIVREPQVRADGGTGTTVYRIRFRTQSANPTPPGRNSDPPPSAAPTPRVETADSVPVGTVDRQDSRSTTKRSHQPANTQVDWPALRSALRGRFSRANWETYIAPLALERLEGGRAILRAPTPFVADWVRSRFASAIATALAEAAGQPISVEIVAA from the coding sequence ATGACCGAGACGTTCGTTTTTGAGGGATTTTCCGCGCCGGGCTACACCCAAGTACCCGATGAGTTCTTCGACGTCTGCCTGCCTCACCTCTCCGGCAGCGAAACGAAGGTGATGTGCTACCTGTTTCGCCGCACCTTCGGCTGGAAAAAGGAGAGCGATGCCGTCTCGCTCTCACAGCTGACTGACGGGATCGTGCGGCGCGACGGAACACGCCTCGATGGCGGCGCCGGGGTGACGCGCGAAACCGCCGCCAATGCCCTCCGCTCCCTCGAGCGCAAAGGCTTGATCGTCCGCGAGCCGCAGGTGCGCGCGGACGGCGGCACCGGAACAACCGTGTACCGCATCCGCTTCCGCACCCAGTCGGCCAATCCGACCCCCCCGGGCAGAAATTCCGACCCGCCCCCTTCGGCGGCGCCGACTCCCCGGGTCGAGACCGCCGACTCTGTCCCGGTCGGCACAGTCGACCGACAAGACTCACGATCCACAACAAAGAGATCGCACCAACCAGCAAACACCCAAGTCGATTGGCCCGCTCTTCGCAGTGCGCTCCGCGGGCGCTTCAGCCGCGCCAATTGGGAAACCTACATCGCGCCGCTTGCGCTCGAGCGCCTCGAGGGAGGACGCGCCATCCTGCGCGCGCCGACCCCTTTCGTCGCCGACTGGGTGCGGAGCCGGTTCGCCTCGGCCATTGCCACCGCGCTCGCCGAGGCCGCCGGACAGCCGATCTCAGTCGAGATCGTGGCCGCCTAA
- a CDS encoding DHA2 family efflux MFS transporter permease subunit, whose protein sequence is MDGQGARSVTGSRGRTPIILTGVIAGMMLAALDYTVVGAALPRIVGELHGLSYYAWVFTAYLLASTVTVPIYGKLSDLYGRRRLFLLAMAIFLAGSALSGLAQNMPQLVVFRFIQGIGGGGLLPIAQAVIGDLFSPAERGKWQGVIVSFFGLSTIGGPLVGGWLTDTFGWRAIFYLTLPVGLVAFAVVAAALPPHRAVRRHQVDYLGAALLVGAASPLLIACSIVGGAGGWLSPPVVGLLALAAALTAAFARVEARAPEPMISLALFRSRTFLIAIAATSAVTVGMYATMVYLPLFVQAVVGATATGSGLVLAPMMAGFVASSTIGGQIMARTGRYKAMALGGFFVAAVGMALLSTLNAASDELLIARNMVIVGLGMGGLNAIFIIAVQSAFPPSMLGQATAGLQFFRSLGGTIGVATLGSLLTARLNDRLAAAIPVEVAAALPPGQLTQAATPQALLSPATVERLREQFAALGPAGDALLAQLLLVIRDSLATTIADLFAAVAGILVAGLLITLLLKEAPLRRRPEPAPQAAPASQQA, encoded by the coding sequence GTGGATGGCCAAGGCGCGCGCAGCGTGACGGGCAGCAGAGGGCGGACGCCGATCATCCTGACGGGCGTCATCGCCGGGATGATGCTTGCCGCCCTCGACTACACCGTCGTCGGGGCGGCGCTGCCGCGCATTGTCGGCGAGCTCCACGGCCTCTCCTACTACGCTTGGGTCTTCACCGCCTATCTGCTCGCCTCGACGGTCACGGTGCCAATCTACGGCAAACTGTCGGACCTTTACGGCCGGCGGCGGCTGTTCCTGCTCGCGATGGCGATCTTCCTCGCCGGCTCGGCGCTCTCGGGGCTGGCCCAGAATATGCCTCAGCTCGTCGTCTTCCGCTTTATCCAAGGCATCGGCGGGGGCGGGCTGCTGCCGATCGCCCAAGCGGTAATCGGCGACCTCTTCTCGCCGGCCGAGCGCGGCAAGTGGCAGGGGGTGATCGTCTCTTTCTTCGGCCTCTCGACGATCGGCGGGCCGCTCGTCGGTGGCTGGCTGACCGACACCTTCGGCTGGCGAGCGATTTTCTACCTGACGCTGCCGGTCGGGCTGGTCGCCTTCGCTGTCGTCGCCGCCGCGCTGCCGCCGCACCGGGCGGTCCGCCGTCACCAGGTCGACTACCTCGGCGCGGCTCTGCTTGTCGGGGCGGCCAGCCCGCTCCTCATCGCCTGCTCGATCGTCGGCGGCGCGGGCGGCTGGCTCTCGCCGCCGGTCGTGGGTCTCCTCGCGCTGGCGGCGGCGTTGACCGCCGCGTTCGCCCGCGTCGAGGCGCGCGCCCCCGAGCCGATGATCAGCCTCGCCCTCTTCCGAAGCCGGACGTTTCTCATCGCTATCGCCGCCACCTCGGCCGTGACGGTCGGGATGTACGCCACGATGGTCTATCTGCCGCTCTTCGTCCAAGCGGTCGTCGGCGCGACGGCGACGGGGTCCGGGCTGGTGCTGGCGCCGATGATGGCGGGCTTCGTAGCCAGCAGCACCATTGGCGGCCAGATCATGGCGCGCACCGGGCGCTACAAGGCGATGGCGCTCGGCGGCTTTTTCGTCGCGGCGGTCGGGATGGCGCTCCTCTCGACGCTGAACGCCGCCTCTGACGAGCTCCTGATCGCCCGCAACATGGTCATCGTCGGGCTCGGGATGGGCGGCCTGAACGCAATTTTCATCATCGCCGTCCAAAGCGCCTTTCCGCCCTCCATGCTTGGACAGGCGACGGCCGGGCTCCAGTTTTTCCGCTCGCTCGGCGGCACGATCGGCGTCGCTACCCTCGGCTCGCTGCTGACCGCCCGCCTGAACGACCGGCTGGCGGCCGCCATCCCGGTCGAGGTCGCTGCGGCACTCCCGCCGGGCCAGCTGACCCAAGCGGCCACTCCCCAAGCGCTGCTGTCGCCGGCGACGGTCGAGCGGCTGCGCGAGCAGTTTGCCGCGCTCGGCCCGGCCGGCGACGCGCTTCTCGCCCAGCTCCTCCTCGTCATTCGCGACAGCCTCGCGACGACGATCGCCGACCTCTTTGCCGCCGTGGCGGGCATTCTCGTCGCCGGGCTGCTCATCACCCTCCTCCTGAAAGAAGCGCCGCTGCGGCGCCGTCCTGAGCCCGCGCCGCAGGCCGCCCCCGCCAGCCAGCAGGCCTGA
- a CDS encoding glycosyl hydrolase — protein MTGPGFLFGPGPAGWWDDAKCSCPVVHREADGYRMWYYGFERGFPGMLAEEMSSIPMGRSGAARSADGVVWEKVAGPGVRGAVLDPSGDPARFDQFQVGVTDVIRVGDEYWLYFMGTKDGIRQLRGRIRKGSPGAIGLAVSSDGLHFRKVDGTAGAGAVVAPRAPEEWAVHFPRIIRLPDGTFRMYFGVSREDGTGGTQLAESADGIHWERRGQVFGANPDPTAFDSLGAGGGKVIPWQGGWLMAYEGLAAAGSGYSYRIGLAASPDGVRWERLPGPRAGGAILDLGAPGSWDEVAIGTPYLVAEPDGSLKLYYVGFASSIVPGIGLALCDGRDLTRWEKVERASHAERAAPREQ, from the coding sequence ATGACCGGTCCTGGTTTCTTGTTCGGTCCTGGCCCTGCCGGATGGTGGGACGACGCGAAATGCTCGTGCCCTGTCGTCCACCGCGAGGCGGACGGCTATCGCATGTGGTACTACGGCTTTGAACGGGGCTTTCCGGGGATGCTCGCCGAGGAGATGAGCAGCATCCCGATGGGGCGCAGCGGCGCGGCGCGCTCGGCGGACGGCGTCGTCTGGGAGAAAGTGGCCGGCCCCGGGGTCCGCGGCGCGGTGCTCGACCCAAGCGGGGATCCGGCGCGCTTCGACCAGTTTCAGGTCGGCGTGACGGATGTAATCCGGGTGGGCGACGAGTATTGGCTCTACTTCATGGGGACGAAAGACGGGATCCGCCAGCTGCGCGGGCGCATCCGCAAAGGCAGCCCCGGGGCGATCGGGCTCGCTGTCTCAAGCGATGGATTGCACTTCCGGAAGGTCGACGGGACGGCCGGCGCAGGGGCCGTCGTCGCGCCGCGGGCACCGGAGGAGTGGGCGGTGCACTTTCCGCGCATCATTCGCCTTCCCGACGGCACGTTTCGGATGTACTTCGGCGTCAGCCGCGAGGACGGAACCGGGGGAACTCAGCTGGCCGAGTCGGCGGACGGCATTCACTGGGAACGGCGCGGCCAGGTGTTCGGCGCGAACCCGGACCCCACGGCGTTCGACTCGCTCGGCGCGGGCGGCGGAAAGGTCATTCCCTGGCAGGGCGGCTGGCTGATGGCCTACGAGGGGCTCGCGGCCGCGGGGTCGGGCTACTCCTACCGGATTGGGCTCGCCGCCTCGCCGGACGGGGTGCGCTGGGAGCGGCTGCCGGGGCCGCGCGCCGGCGGCGCGATCCTCGACCTCGGCGCGCCCGGCAGCTGGGACGAGGTCGCGATCGGCACGCCCTACCTCGTCGCCGAGCCGGACGGCAGCCTGAAGCTGTACTACGTCGGCTTCGCCAGCAGCATCGTCCCCGGCATTGGGCTGGCGCTCTGCGACGGGCGCGACCTGACGCGCTGGGAGAAGGTCGAGCGCGCATCCCACGCGGAGCGCGCTGCGCCTCGAGAGCAGTGA
- a CDS encoding DUF4437 domain-containing protein yields MSWARVEPINAADLPEQVSPSGSRRVVLNEGGNGYRLSLLTLPPGWVSPYAGNGLEFHSCHEEVINLEGVLHFGRWRDFAAPGYLNHPPYWVHPSDESTETGLRLLVKYAGPFDIDFLPIPEGWDGVEFIAPAGADRADPRLRGVTGVDLDALPWEPVFGHDMRSLPNCEAKTLYRNEATGWTTWLMRLPGGWRGVGPRRSWPAGDELFVIAGDLTIDHGAGPVRLTAGSYYCRPDRYVEGGANDFSDAGCLAVRWTRNAHHLVLPPIRF; encoded by the coding sequence ATGAGTTGGGCTAGGGTCGAACCGATCAACGCCGCCGACCTGCCCGAGCAGGTCAGCCCGAGCGGCAGCCGGCGGGTCGTGCTGAATGAAGGAGGCAACGGGTATCGCCTCTCGCTGCTGACGCTGCCGCCGGGCTGGGTCTCGCCGTACGCCGGCAACGGGCTCGAGTTCCACTCGTGCCACGAAGAGGTGATCAACCTCGAGGGCGTTCTCCACTTCGGCCGCTGGCGCGACTTCGCCGCGCCCGGCTATCTGAACCACCCGCCCTACTGGGTTCATCCGTCTGATGAGTCGACGGAGACAGGGCTGCGGCTGCTGGTGAAGTATGCTGGCCCCTTCGACATCGACTTTCTTCCGATCCCGGAAGGCTGGGACGGCGTTGAGTTCATCGCCCCGGCAGGGGCAGACCGGGCCGATCCGAGGCTGCGCGGCGTGACCGGCGTCGATCTCGACGCGCTGCCGTGGGAGCCGGTCTTCGGCCATGACATGCGGTCGCTCCCCAACTGCGAAGCGAAGACGCTCTATCGCAACGAGGCGACCGGCTGGACGACTTGGCTGATGCGGCTTCCGGGGGGCTGGCGCGGCGTCGGCCCGCGGCGCAGTTGGCCGGCGGGCGACGAACTGTTCGTGATTGCGGGCGACCTGACGATCGATCATGGCGCGGGTCCCGTCCGCCTGACCGCCGGCAGCTACTACTGCCGCCCGGACCGCTACGTCGAGGGCGGCGCGAACGACTTCTCCGATGCTGGCTGCCTCGCTGTCCGCTGGACGCGCAACGCCCACCACCTCGTCCTCCCGCCGATCCGCTTCTAG
- a CDS encoding GGDEF domain-containing protein: MFLARLEPRAASAEAARLTVLLVDLDGFKAMNDRLGHHAGDALLQAVAQRLTRCMRAEDVGARFGSDGFAILFRPVEREEAQACC, encoded by the coding sequence ATGTTCTTAGCGCGTCTAGAGCCGAGGGCGGCGAGCGCGGAGGCTGCGCGGCTGACAGTGCTGCTCGTCGACCTCGACGGGTTCAAGGCGATGAACGACCGCCTCGGCCACCACGCTGGTGATGCGCTGCTGCAGGCGGTCGCGCAGCGGCTGACCCGCTGCATGCGCGCTGAGGATGTGGGGGCGCGCTTTGGCAGCGACGGGTTCGCGATCCTGTTCCGCCCGGTCGAGCGGGAGGAGGCGCAAGCGTGTTGCTGA
- a CDS encoding DEAD/DEAH box helicase → MPTPFAELGLSPPILRAIAELGFEAPTPIQAQTIPLLLAGRDVLGQAQTGTGKTAAFAIPILERIDPAVRAVQALILVPTRELAVQVAEHIHRLGRYRGIDVLPIYGGRSYARQISGLRHGAHVVVGTPGRVLDHLRRETLDLSAATVVVLDEADEMLSLGFIEDVESILDQVPPPRQIALFSATLPPRIVALAERSLREPAHIRIAPEKLTLPQTDQWYVEVAAAAKLDALTRILDVQTPSSAMIFCRTKREVDDLGESLAGRGYAADVLHGDLSQQMRERVLRRFREGMTELLVATDVAARGLDIAGVSHVINYDIPEDPEAYVHRIGRTGRAGHYGVAITFVTPREIRLLRFIERAIGRKIAPMRLPTAADVIARRVDAFEETLRRTLKEANYEPYLLLVERLSEEFSIAEIAAAAAKLAVEAERPLPVDLPPLEAAVESEPGMVRLFLDVGRRAGVRPGDIVGAIANEADIPGREIGAIDISDTVTVVEVPEDRVERILEALRATTIKGRPLRPTVARPERVRERRAASPPPVRSSGHRAPRHRPPRPKARR, encoded by the coding sequence ATGCCAACCCCATTCGCCGAGCTCGGCCTCAGCCCCCCCATCCTGCGCGCCATCGCCGAACTCGGCTTCGAAGCGCCGACACCGATCCAAGCGCAGACGATCCCGCTGCTCCTTGCCGGCCGCGATGTCCTCGGCCAGGCGCAGACCGGCACAGGCAAAACCGCCGCCTTCGCCATCCCGATCCTCGAGCGGATCGACCCCGCCGTCCGCGCTGTCCAAGCGCTTATCCTCGTCCCGACGCGCGAGCTTGCCGTTCAGGTCGCCGAGCACATCCATCGGCTCGGACGCTATCGCGGCATCGACGTGCTGCCTATCTACGGCGGACGAAGCTATGCGCGCCAAATCAGCGGCCTTCGCCACGGCGCTCACGTCGTCGTCGGCACCCCTGGGCGTGTCCTCGACCACTTGCGTCGGGAGACGCTCGATCTCTCCGCCGCTACCGTTGTCGTGCTCGACGAAGCCGACGAGATGCTCAGCCTAGGGTTCATCGAGGACGTCGAATCCATCCTCGACCAGGTTCCCCCGCCGCGCCAGATCGCGCTCTTCTCGGCCACCTTGCCCCCGCGCATCGTCGCGCTGGCCGAGCGCTCCTTGCGTGAGCCGGCGCACATCCGCATCGCGCCGGAGAAACTGACCCTGCCGCAAACGGACCAGTGGTATGTCGAGGTCGCTGCCGCGGCGAAGCTGGATGCGCTCACCCGCATTTTGGACGTTCAGACCCCAAGTTCCGCGATGATCTTCTGCCGCACCAAGCGCGAGGTCGACGATCTCGGCGAAAGCCTCGCCGGCCGCGGCTATGCGGCCGATGTGCTCCACGGCGACCTGAGCCAGCAGATGCGCGAACGGGTGCTTCGCCGCTTTCGCGAAGGCATGACAGAGCTCCTCGTCGCAACCGATGTTGCCGCGCGCGGGCTCGATATCGCCGGCGTCAGCCACGTCATCAACTACGATATCCCCGAAGACCCGGAAGCCTATGTCCACCGCATCGGCCGCACCGGCCGCGCAGGGCATTATGGGGTTGCCATCACCTTCGTCACCCCGCGCGAGATCCGCCTGCTGCGGTTCATCGAGCGGGCGATCGGTCGGAAGATCGCGCCGATGCGTCTGCCGACGGCCGCGGACGTCATCGCCCGGCGGGTCGACGCCTTCGAAGAGACGCTGCGCCGCACCCTCAAAGAGGCGAATTACGAGCCCTATCTGCTCCTTGTCGAGCGCTTGAGCGAGGAGTTTTCGATCGCCGAGATCGCAGCTGCGGCGGCGAAACTGGCCGTTGAAGCAGAGCGTCCGCTGCCCGTGGACCTGCCGCCGCTCGAGGCAGCGGTCGAGAGCGAGCCGGGGATGGTCCGGCTGTTCCTCGACGTCGGCCGGCGCGCCGGCGTCCGGCCGGGGGATATCGTCGGCGCGATCGCCAACGAGGCGGATATCCCCGGCCGCGAGATCGGGGCAATCGATATCTCCGACACCGTCACGGTCGTCGAGGTGCCGGAAGACCGCGTCGAGCGCATTCTGGAGGCGCTCCGTGCGACGACGATCAAGGGCCGTCCCCTCCGGCCGACAGTTGCGCGGCCGGAGCGCGTTCGCGAGCGCAGGGCTGCCTCTCCGCCGCCTGTCCGGTCTTCGGGGCATCGCGCGCCGCGTCATCGTCCGCCTCGTCCAAAAGCGAGGCGCTAG
- a CDS encoding endonuclease/exonuclease/phosphatase family protein encodes MTYNVGNGLALPRRLAEVVRASEADIVGLQELTADQEAGLRDELAEDYPYQLLHGAGIPGKGLLSRYPILEGGQIHSHPGRPDLRATLDVRGYPLHVAVVHPAPPRLVARGLQPSAHTRVQLERLISLLAHDLPLVLLGDFNMTRFQAQYRRVAAAGLVDAFLAAGRGFGRTFPLRLGRIPLLPLLRLDYIWLSSHLEAVSAHVGPDAGSDHLPVLADVRWLAC; translated from the coding sequence ATGACCTACAACGTTGGGAACGGATTGGCGCTCCCCCGTCGGCTCGCTGAAGTCGTACGCGCCAGTGAGGCCGACATCGTCGGCCTGCAGGAGCTGACTGCCGACCAGGAGGCGGGGCTGCGCGACGAGTTAGCGGAGGACTACCCCTATCAGCTCCTGCACGGCGCAGGGATCCCCGGCAAAGGGCTGCTCAGCCGCTACCCCATTCTTGAAGGAGGGCAGATCCACAGTCATCCCGGGCGGCCGGATCTGCGCGCCACCCTCGATGTTCGGGGCTACCCGCTGCACGTTGCGGTCGTTCATCCCGCGCCGCCGCGGCTGGTGGCGCGCGGGCTCCAGCCGAGCGCGCACACGCGTGTTCAGCTCGAGCGGCTGATCAGCCTGCTCGCTCACGACCTCCCGCTCGTGCTTCTCGGCGACTTCAACATGACCCGCTTCCAGGCCCAATATCGGCGCGTCGCCGCTGCCGGGCTGGTCGATGCGTTTCTCGCCGCCGGCCGCGGCTTCGGGCGGACCTTTCCGCTCCGCCTCGGGCGCATTCCCCTCCTCCCGCTGCTCCGGCTCGATTACATCTGGCTGTCGTCCCACCTTGAAGCGGTCTCCGCCCACGTCGGGCCGGATGCCGGCTCGGATCATCTGCCGGTCCTCGCGGATGTCCGATGGCTGGCGTGCTAA
- a CDS encoding phage holin family protein, whose amino-acid sequence MAGVLNLGAGPLRTALLYLVDLLVTVAVIWLLSLVLPGLRVADFQSGAAAVILIGLLNALVRPLIIRLTLVLNLLTLGVPGLLLNGLLVLLVGAVVPGFQIADFWTALLLSFVLAICTATATAIVLHGPSREAHEYAAIRRFARRPSHADPNAPPGLILIEIDGLAEPILRRAIAGGWMPTLKRWLDEGTYRLVAWETSLPAQTSSMQAGILHGAHFAIPAFRFYDKKLRRLLVSNRARDASLILQPNVTGDGLLKERGFSMNNWAHGDADQVVLNFTTVGDKRRGVLPQAGNLYGYFAQANTIQLALLSMLLEIGVELWEGWRQRLRNVQPRVHRGFPYPIIRAATTVLLPRLSEYLLIQKMFEGVSAAYTTLVSYDEVAHHAGIERPDSLRILRQIDRQIRHIADAAAFTDRRYAIVVLSDHGQSQGATFRQRYGYRLADLVDTLIADDQHTTQTTDTADEGLANLNLALTELMMEDSWRSRLLQRLLGGQIESGEVRIGERETRASELGNVIVCPSGNLAHIYFIDVAERLTVEALLRLHPRLLEGLRAHPGIAFVLALSEQHGPIVLGKNGVHYLRSGEVDGDDPLSLFGPNAARYLAELASYPNCGDLVVNSLYDPQTDEVAAFEELVGSHGGLGGTQNQPFLLYPAWLDGDEPPPELHGAPAVYQLVKRWQARLQTAPPPRGAPGGEPASAVRAAPTARE is encoded by the coding sequence ATGGCTGGCGTGCTAAACCTCGGCGCCGGGCCGCTGCGCACGGCGCTGCTCTACCTCGTCGACCTGCTCGTCACCGTCGCCGTCATCTGGCTGCTCTCCCTCGTGCTTCCCGGCCTGCGCGTCGCCGATTTCCAGTCGGGCGCGGCTGCGGTCATTCTCATCGGTCTCCTCAACGCGCTCGTCCGTCCGCTGATTATCCGCCTCACCCTCGTGCTCAACCTGCTGACGCTTGGCGTGCCCGGACTGCTGCTCAACGGCCTGCTGGTCCTCCTTGTCGGAGCGGTCGTTCCCGGCTTTCAGATTGCCGACTTCTGGACAGCGCTTCTCCTTTCGTTCGTGCTCGCCATTTGCACCGCGACGGCGACGGCGATTGTGCTTCACGGCCCGAGCCGCGAAGCGCATGAGTATGCCGCCATCCGGCGCTTCGCCCGTCGGCCAAGCCACGCCGACCCGAACGCGCCGCCCGGCCTTATCCTGATCGAGATCGACGGGCTCGCCGAACCGATCTTGCGCCGCGCCATCGCCGGCGGCTGGATGCCGACCCTCAAGCGGTGGCTCGACGAGGGAACGTATCGCCTTGTCGCCTGGGAGACGAGCCTGCCCGCCCAAACCTCATCGATGCAGGCGGGCATCCTTCACGGCGCCCATTTCGCCATCCCCGCCTTTCGCTTTTATGACAAAAAACTCCGGCGCCTTCTCGTCTCGAACCGCGCCCGCGATGCCAGCCTCATCCTCCAGCCCAATGTCACCGGCGACGGGCTGCTCAAGGAGCGCGGGTTCAGCATGAATAACTGGGCGCACGGCGATGCCGACCAAGTGGTGCTCAACTTCACCACGGTCGGCGACAAGCGGCGCGGCGTACTTCCGCAGGCGGGCAACCTGTACGGCTATTTCGCTCAGGCCAACACGATCCAGCTGGCGCTCCTCAGTATGCTGCTTGAGATCGGCGTCGAACTGTGGGAAGGCTGGCGCCAGCGCCTGAGGAATGTCCAGCCGCGGGTGCACCGCGGCTTCCCCTATCCGATCATCCGCGCTGCCACAACGGTGCTCCTGCCCCGGCTGAGCGAATACCTGCTCATCCAGAAGATGTTCGAAGGGGTCTCCGCGGCGTATACCACTCTCGTCAGCTACGACGAAGTGGCGCACCACGCCGGGATCGAACGGCCCGATTCGCTGCGCATCCTCCGCCAGATCGACCGCCAGATCCGCCATATCGCGGACGCTGCGGCCTTCACCGACCGGCGCTACGCGATCGTCGTTCTCTCTGACCATGGCCAGAGCCAAGGCGCAACCTTCCGCCAGCGGTACGGCTATCGCCTAGCCGACCTGGTCGATACGCTGATCGCCGATGACCAGCACACCACGCAGACGACCGACACCGCCGACGAGGGCCTCGCCAACCTGAACCTCGCTCTCACCGAGCTGATGATGGAAGACAGCTGGCGCTCGCGGTTGCTCCAGCGTCTCCTTGGGGGGCAGATCGAAAGCGGTGAGGTGCGGATCGGCGAGCGCGAAACCCGAGCGAGCGAGCTCGGGAATGTCATCGTCTGTCCGTCCGGCAATCTCGCCCACATCTACTTCATCGACGTCGCCGAACGGCTGACCGTCGAGGCGCTGCTCCGGCTTCATCCCCGTCTTCTCGAGGGGCTACGGGCACACCCGGGCATCGCATTTGTCCTCGCCCTCTCCGAGCAGCACGGCCCGATTGTCCTCGGCAAGAACGGCGTCCACTATCTCCGCAGCGGCGAGGTGGACGGCGACGACCCGCTGTCTCTCTTCGGTCCGAACGCGGCGCGCTACCTCGCGGAGCTCGCGAGCTATCCAAATTGCGGCGACCTCGTCGTCAACAGCCTCTACGACCCCCAGACGGACGAGGTCGCCGCCTTCGAAGAGCTGGTCGGCTCGCACGGGGGGCTCGGCGGGACGCAGAATCAGCCGTTTCTTCTCTATCCCGCTTGGCTCGATGGCGATGAGCCGCCGCCGGAACTTCACGGCGCGCCGGCGGTCTACCAGCTCGTCAAGCGCTGGCAGGCGCGTTTGCAGACGGCACCGCCCCCTCGAGGTGCACCGGGCGGGGAGCCGGCCTCGGCGGTGCGCGCTGCCCCCACCGCCCGGGAGTAG